A genome region from Sphingorhabdus sp. SMR4y includes the following:
- a CDS encoding nuclear transport factor 2 family protein produces MYTLEQLSAREEIRDILHRYCKGIDRRDWPLVRSCFADDHVHKHGDYEGPPDEFIGFASETLKNIPGTHHSISNVHIDLSEDGESATTEANFVAYHYIEAGNPDFHACHGSSKATDWIVAGRYCDRLERRDGAWIIVKREAFHDWERSEEATAAAITEGHHAAAG; encoded by the coding sequence ATGTACACTTTGGAACAGCTGTCGGCCCGCGAAGAGATTCGCGATATCCTGCACCGCTATTGCAAGGGGATTGATCGCCGCGACTGGCCGCTCGTGCGCTCCTGCTTTGCCGACGACCATGTCCACAAACATGGTGATTATGAAGGGCCACCCGATGAATTTATCGGCTTTGCCAGTGAGACGCTAAAGAATATTCCCGGCACCCATCATTCGATCTCGAATGTTCACATCGACCTGTCCGAAGACGGAGAAAGCGCCACAACCGAAGCCAATTTCGTCGCCTATCACTATATTGAGGCCGGCAATCCGGACTTCCATGCGTGCCACGGCAGCAGCAAAGCCACCGACTGGATCGTCGCTGGCCGTTATTGCGACCGGCTGGAGCGGCGCGACGGCGCGTGGATCATTGTAAAGCGCGAAGCCTTCCACGACTGGGAACGCTCGGAAGAAGCAACGGCGGCGGCGATAACCGAAGGGCATCACGCAGCGGCTGGCTAG
- the putA gene encoding bifunctional proline dehydrogenase/L-glutamate gamma-semialdehyde dehydrogenase PutA, with translation MNTLMDYREKIRTHHRSDENELLDYLISSFAPDEQTRKRIQERAIQVVRDVRSASGPTLTESFLGEYGLSTDEGLALMTLAEALLRVPDNQTIDALIEDKIGPSNWREHVGQSESSLVNASTYALEMTRSVINKPESRGPLDALRGAIKRLGEPVIRLAVRQAMKELGNQFVLGEDMKLALKRAEKWKAKGATYSYDMLGEAAITQEGADEYFAAYADAINEIAKVAVSDDLRENPGLSIKLSALYPRYEMSQQANAVPALAERVGELARAARDANVGLNIDAEEAYRLGISLDMIEMVLSDPRLAGWDGFGVVVQAFGKRASFVLDWLYALATQLDRKIMVRLVKGAYWDSEIKRAQMDGVPDFPVFTTKSATDISYICCASQLLKMTDRIYPQFATHNAHSVAAILEMAGNQQDFEFQRLHGMGETLHDALLRNEKVRSRIYAPVGKHRELLAYLVRRLLENGANSSFVNQLANHAVAAEMIATDPFETLKADMQSSQSKIIKPFDLYQPERVNSRGWDLANRTDMNDYVGERAPFGEKLWRSSPITVRPVTSGTTRKILNPARVDGQVGEVIEADEKQALEAIEDALVWDAPVAERAAILRRAADLYELHHGEIFALLAREAGKTQFDTIAELREAVDFLRYYAKEAEKYPDSEPRGIISCISPWNFPLAIFTGQVAAALAAGNGVLAKPADQTPLIAALATNLLHEAGVPAASLQLLPGAGATVGAAISGDARIDGVCFTGSTATAQTINRNISENGRPDSLLIAETGGLNCMIVDSTALPEQSVRDIITSAFQSAGQRCSALRVLYLHEDVAEPFLNMLYGAMDATEMGNPWWLSTDIGPVIDQAAHDKISDHVATARKEGRLLKQLDCPDEGHFVGPAVIRVDGINDLEEEIFGPVLHVATFKNNELDNIIGDINNRGYGLTFGLQTRIERRIDKLTSALKVGNIYVNRNQVGAVVGSQPFGGEGLSGTGPKAGGPHYLPRFHAGARPVSAVDRGDDLSLGKVQAALDDLPAIDMRPRGSEMMPGPTGESNELFTYARGTILCLGPTPEDAARQAETARQQGCVALICAPGATGEQSLDGFVPRDALTALTGFDAVVCWSESEDIRSIRKALANRDGRLIPIITEEDFGQQCLVERHVCIDTTAAGGNVSLLT, from the coding sequence ATGAACACCCTGATGGACTACCGGGAAAAAATTCGGACGCACCACCGCAGCGATGAGAACGAGCTGCTGGATTACCTGATTTCCAGCTTTGCGCCGGACGAGCAGACCCGCAAGCGGATTCAGGAGCGGGCCATTCAGGTTGTTCGCGATGTGCGAAGTGCTTCCGGACCGACTTTGACAGAGAGTTTTCTGGGCGAATATGGCCTGTCGACCGATGAGGGGCTGGCGCTGATGACGCTGGCCGAGGCACTGTTGCGCGTGCCGGACAACCAGACGATTGACGCGTTGATTGAAGACAAGATCGGTCCCTCAAACTGGCGCGAACATGTCGGCCAGTCGGAAAGCTCGCTGGTCAATGCGTCGACCTACGCACTGGAGATGACGCGCAGTGTCATAAACAAGCCGGAAAGCCGCGGACCGCTGGACGCCCTGCGCGGGGCAATCAAGCGTCTGGGCGAGCCGGTCATCCGGTTGGCCGTGCGCCAGGCGATGAAGGAACTCGGCAATCAGTTCGTGCTCGGCGAGGATATGAAGCTGGCTCTGAAGCGGGCGGAGAAATGGAAGGCCAAGGGCGCAACCTATTCCTATGACATGCTGGGCGAAGCCGCGATCACGCAGGAAGGCGCCGATGAATATTTCGCCGCTTATGCCGATGCGATCAATGAGATTGCCAAGGTTGCCGTATCTGATGACTTGCGGGAAAATCCCGGGCTTTCGATTAAATTGTCGGCGCTCTACCCCCGCTACGAGATGAGTCAGCAGGCCAATGCGGTTCCAGCTCTTGCCGAACGGGTCGGAGAACTGGCGCGGGCTGCCCGCGATGCCAATGTCGGCCTGAATATCGACGCGGAGGAAGCTTATCGTCTGGGCATATCGCTCGACATGATCGAGATGGTGCTCAGCGATCCGCGGCTTGCCGGATGGGACGGCTTCGGCGTCGTCGTCCAGGCCTTTGGCAAGCGCGCCAGCTTCGTGCTCGACTGGTTATATGCGCTGGCCACCCAGCTCGACAGAAAGATCATGGTTCGTCTGGTCAAGGGTGCTTATTGGGACAGCGAGATCAAGCGCGCGCAAATGGACGGGGTGCCCGACTTCCCGGTATTCACCACCAAATCGGCGACCGATATCAGCTATATCTGCTGCGCGTCGCAGTTGCTGAAAATGACCGATCGCATCTATCCGCAATTCGCAACGCATAACGCGCACAGCGTTGCGGCGATTCTGGAGATGGCGGGCAACCAGCAGGATTTCGAATTCCAGCGGCTGCACGGCATGGGCGAGACATTGCACGACGCCTTGCTGCGTAATGAGAAAGTCCGCTCGCGTATTTATGCGCCGGTTGGCAAGCACCGCGAACTGCTCGCCTATCTGGTCCGGCGATTGCTTGAAAATGGTGCTAATTCATCATTCGTGAACCAGCTCGCCAACCATGCCGTGGCGGCCGAAATGATTGCTACCGATCCGTTCGAGACGCTGAAGGCCGACATGCAGTCCAGCCAGTCCAAGATCATCAAGCCGTTTGATCTCTATCAGCCGGAGCGCGTCAATTCACGAGGCTGGGACCTGGCCAATCGCACCGACATGAACGATTATGTCGGGGAACGCGCGCCATTTGGCGAAAAATTGTGGCGTTCATCCCCGATCACCGTGCGGCCGGTGACCAGCGGAACCACGCGAAAGATACTAAATCCCGCGCGCGTGGATGGGCAGGTCGGCGAAGTGATCGAAGCAGATGAGAAGCAGGCGCTCGAAGCCATAGAAGATGCGCTCGTCTGGGATGCCCCAGTCGCAGAACGTGCGGCTATTCTGCGACGGGCTGCCGATCTTTACGAACTTCATCATGGCGAAATTTTTGCCTTGCTGGCGCGGGAGGCCGGCAAAACGCAGTTCGATACGATCGCGGAATTGCGCGAGGCCGTGGATTTTCTGCGTTATTATGCCAAGGAAGCGGAGAAATATCCCGATAGTGAACCGCGCGGCATTATAAGCTGCATTTCGCCGTGGAACTTTCCGCTGGCGATTTTTACCGGTCAGGTGGCCGCGGCTCTCGCTGCCGGCAACGGGGTCTTGGCGAAACCGGCGGATCAGACACCGCTGATTGCGGCGCTCGCTACCAATTTGCTTCATGAAGCCGGTGTACCTGCCGCTTCCCTGCAACTGCTGCCGGGTGCCGGCGCGACGGTGGGGGCTGCGATCAGCGGTGACGCCCGTATCGACGGCGTCTGTTTTACCGGTTCGACCGCAACCGCGCAGACAATCAACCGGAATATCTCCGAAAACGGGCGGCCGGACTCGCTGCTGATCGCCGAAACAGGTGGTTTGAACTGCATGATCGTGGATTCGACCGCTTTGCCCGAGCAGTCGGTTCGCGATATCATAACTTCGGCTTTTCAGTCGGCAGGCCAGCGTTGTTCCGCATTGCGGGTGCTTTATCTCCACGAAGATGTCGCCGAACCGTTTCTGAACATGCTCTACGGTGCCATGGATGCGACCGAGATGGGCAATCCCTGGTGGCTGTCCACCGACATCGGGCCGGTCATCGATCAGGCGGCACATGACAAGATCAGCGATCATGTCGCGACCGCCCGGAAAGAGGGCAGGTTGCTGAAGCAGCTGGATTGTCCGGATGAAGGCCATTTTGTCGGACCGGCGGTTATCAGGGTCGACGGAATTAACGATCTTGAAGAGGAAATCTTCGGTCCGGTTCTGCATGTTGCGACCTTCAAAAATAACGAACTCGACAATATCATCGGAGATATCAACAATCGCGGCTATGGTCTGACCTTTGGCCTGCAGACGCGGATCGAGCGGCGCATTGACAAGCTGACCAGCGCGTTGAAGGTCGGAAATATCTATGTGAACCGTAACCAGGTCGGCGCGGTTGTCGGCTCGCAGCCCTTTGGCGGGGAGGGGCTTTCCGGCACCGGCCCCAAAGCCGGTGGCCCGCATTATCTGCCGCGCTTCCATGCTGGGGCCAGACCGGTATCGGCAGTGGACCGTGGTGACGACCTGAGCCTCGGGAAGGTCCAGGCGGCCCTCGACGATCTCCCGGCAATCGACATGCGACCCCGCGGTTCAGAGATGATGCCCGGTCCGACCGGGGAGTCGAACGAGCTGTTCACCTATGCGCGGGGAACGATATTGTGCCTCGGCCCGACGCCGGAAGATGCTGCACGGCAGGCAGAAACGGCGCGGCAGCAGGGATGTGTGGCACTGATCTGCGCTCCCGGCGCTACAGGAGAACAAAGTCTGGACGGATTTGTCCCGCGAGATGCGCTGACCGCGCTGACCGGGTTTGATGCTGTGGTCTGCTGGAGTGAAAGCGAGGATATACGCAGCATTCGCAAGGCTCTTGCAAACCGTGACGGGCGGTTGATCCCGATCATCACCGAAGAGGATTTCGGCCAGCAGTGTCTGGTGGAACGA
- a CDS encoding leucyl aminopeptidase: protein MNFIFANERPADADAIIFAIAENGLDDCELNLEQAYLVKAGAKAARFAGKLGEVFETFVTEANHVVRVILTGLGNGKASNAESAGGSAIAKILASGAKHAIIEPSGLDDDRLARLLFGAKLRSWRHDKYRTTMPEKQKVTLQTITVLDQDLETAKAWTDLSAVADGVALTRELVAEPANAIYPESFVARCEELKELGVEFTVLGWDEMEKLGMGALLGVSQGSERPPRLLAMRWDGTNGEQEKPLALVGKGVTFDTGGISLKPGAGMEEMKWDMGGAGAVAGTMKALAGRKAKAHVVGVCGLVENMPDGKAQRPGDVVTSMNGQTIEVINTDAEGRLVLCDAMHWTQETFKPEVLIDLATLTGAMIIALGNEHAGCFSNDDDLAEDLIDAGKDAGDPLWRLPVGPAYDKLINSPIADMKNVGPRGAGSITAAQFLKRFVKDGVKWAHLDIAGMVWADKPSPVWDKGATGYGVRLLNQYVADNLED from the coding sequence ATGAATTTCATCTTTGCCAACGAGCGGCCCGCCGATGCTGATGCCATTATCTTTGCAATTGCCGAAAATGGACTGGACGATTGTGAACTCAATCTCGAGCAGGCGTATCTCGTCAAGGCGGGCGCAAAGGCCGCACGATTTGCCGGCAAGCTGGGTGAAGTATTTGAAACGTTCGTAACCGAGGCGAACCATGTTGTGCGGGTCATTTTGACTGGATTGGGCAATGGCAAGGCCAGCAATGCAGAATCGGCGGGTGGTTCGGCGATCGCAAAAATTCTTGCTTCCGGTGCGAAACATGCGATCATCGAACCGTCCGGTCTCGATGACGACCGTCTGGCCAGGCTGCTGTTCGGCGCAAAATTGCGCAGTTGGCGGCATGACAAATATCGGACGACCATGCCGGAAAAGCAGAAGGTGACGCTGCAGACGATCACGGTACTCGATCAGGATCTGGAAACAGCCAAAGCCTGGACGGACCTGTCCGCTGTTGCTGATGGTGTCGCCCTGACCCGCGAGCTGGTCGCCGAACCGGCAAATGCTATTTATCCGGAAAGCTTCGTCGCCCGCTGCGAGGAGCTGAAAGAGCTTGGCGTCGAATTCACCGTGCTCGGCTGGGACGAGATGGAAAAACTCGGCATGGGCGCGCTTCTCGGTGTTTCGCAAGGGTCCGAACGTCCGCCGCGGCTGCTGGCCATGCGCTGGGACGGCACCAATGGCGAACAGGAAAAACCGCTCGCGCTGGTGGGCAAGGGCGTGACCTTTGATACCGGCGGGATTTCCCTGAAACCGGGCGCCGGTATGGAAGAGATGAAATGGGATATGGGCGGCGCTGGCGCCGTTGCGGGAACCATGAAGGCGCTGGCTGGCCGCAAGGCCAAGGCGCATGTTGTCGGTGTTTGCGGGCTGGTCGAAAATATGCCGGACGGCAAGGCGCAGCGCCCGGGTGACGTGGTCACCAGCATGAACGGCCAGACGATTGAAGTGATCAATACCGATGCCGAAGGACGCCTGGTACTGTGCGATGCAATGCACTGGACGCAGGAGACGTTCAAACCGGAAGTATTGATCGATCTCGCGACCCTGACCGGGGCGATGATCATTGCATTGGGCAACGAACACGCCGGGTGTTTCAGCAATGACGATGATCTTGCAGAAGACCTTATAGATGCGGGCAAGGATGCCGGTGATCCGCTCTGGCGGCTTCCGGTTGGTCCGGCTTACGACAAGCTGATCAACTCCCCGATAGCCGATATGAAGAATGTCGGACCGCGCGGGGCGGGTTCGATTACGGCGGCGCAGTTCCTCAAGCGGTTCGTCAAGGACGGCGTGAAATGGGCGCATCTCGATATCGCTGGCATGGTCTGGGCGGACAAGCCCAGCCCGGTCTGGGACAAGGGTGCGACCGGCTATGGTGTGCGCCTGCTCAACCAGTATGTTGCCGATAATCTCGAAGATTGA
- a CDS encoding SDR family oxidoreductase — MGRLQGKVAIITGAAKGLGEADARIFAREGATVILTDMDVENGKRVAAEIGDAAEFQLQDVRDERGWEDLIADVVSRHGRLDILVNNAGVVEPGTIETQTAEEYNFVMAVSADGAFYGCKYAVPAMKASGGGAIINMCSIASIIGEPIVVAYAMAKGAIESLTRSVAVHCANNKYNIRCNSVHPAGILTPMVEAIGPKVMGRDDLRPSSEGPAPSALGEPDDIANTVLFLASEESKFINGAAIRVDNAKSVVEGVVS, encoded by the coding sequence ATGGGCAGACTGCAAGGCAAAGTGGCAATAATAACAGGCGCGGCCAAGGGGCTGGGTGAAGCCGATGCCCGGATATTCGCGCGCGAGGGTGCGACGGTCATCCTGACCGACATGGACGTGGAAAATGGCAAGCGCGTAGCCGCAGAAATCGGCGATGCGGCGGAATTTCAACTGCAGGATGTCCGCGACGAACGGGGTTGGGAAGATTTGATTGCCGATGTTGTCTCACGCCACGGCCGGCTCGATATTCTGGTCAACAATGCTGGCGTGGTCGAGCCGGGCACGATCGAAACGCAAACGGCAGAAGAGTATAATTTTGTGATGGCGGTCAGCGCCGACGGTGCCTTTTACGGATGCAAATATGCGGTGCCGGCGATGAAGGCTTCCGGTGGCGGAGCGATTATCAACATGTGCTCGATCGCCTCGATCATCGGCGAACCGATTGTCGTGGCCTATGCGATGGCCAAGGGTGCAATCGAAAGCCTGACGCGCAGCGTCGCCGTTCATTGTGCAAACAACAAATATAATATTCGCTGCAACAGCGTCCATCCCGCCGGTATATTGACCCCGATGGTCGAGGCGATTGGCCCCAAGGTCATGGGCCGCGACGATCTTCGTCCCTCCAGCGAGGGACCGGCTCCCAGCGCACTGGGTGAACCGGATGATATCGCCAATACCGTGCTGTTTCTGGCGTCCGAGGAAAGCAAGTTCATCAACGGCGCGGCCATCCGGGTCGACAATGCCAAATCGGTGGTCGAGGGTGTAGTGTCCTGA
- the ndk gene encoding nucleoside-diphosphate kinase produces MAVTRTFSIIKPDATRRNITGAVTKMLEDAGLRVVASKRIHMTREQAEGFYAVHKERPFFGELVDFMISGPCVVQVLEGENAMQANRDIMGATNPADAAPGTIRKELAESLEANTVHGSDSEENAAIEIAYFFNEDEIVG; encoded by the coding sequence ATGGCCGTGACACGGACATTTTCGATCATTAAACCCGACGCTACCCGCCGCAACATTACCGGCGCCGTTACCAAGATGCTGGAAGACGCTGGCCTGCGCGTCGTCGCATCCAAGCGCATCCACATGACCCGCGAACAGGCCGAAGGCTTTTACGCGGTGCACAAGGAACGCCCGTTCTTCGGCGAACTGGTCGATTTCATGATCAGCGGCCCGTGCGTCGTACAGGTTCTTGAAGGCGAGAATGCGATGCAGGCCAACCGCGACATCATGGGCGCGACCAATCCTGCAGACGCCGCTCCCGGCACGATCCGCAAGGAACTGGCCGAAAGCCTCGAAGCCAACACCGTCCATGGTTCGGACAGCGAAGAAAATGCAGCGATCGAAATCGCCTATTTCTTCAACGAAGACGAAATCGTCGGCTAG
- a CDS encoding DNA polymerase III subunit chi yields MQVDFYHLTRDPADKLVPMLASKSLDVGKRLLLLAPDEDRCATLSDALWSADPVSFLAHDLAGSEQEADQPILISDRCEAANGASYIVLSDGLWRDGALDFERAFFLFTPDQIDHARTVWRDMTARADVTPRYWKQDGGRWVEGP; encoded by the coding sequence GTGCAGGTTGATTTCTATCACCTGACCCGCGATCCGGCAGATAAACTGGTGCCAATGCTGGCGAGCAAGTCGCTGGATGTCGGGAAAAGACTGTTACTGCTGGCACCGGACGAAGACCGCTGCGCCACGCTGAGTGATGCCCTGTGGAGTGCCGATCCGGTCAGTTTTCTCGCGCACGATCTTGCCGGATCCGAGCAAGAGGCTGACCAGCCGATCCTGATTTCCGATCGGTGCGAGGCGGCAAACGGAGCATCGTATATCGTTCTGTCCGACGGCTTGTGGCGGGACGGTGCGCTGGATTTCGAGCGCGCCTTCTTCCTGTTCACCCCGGACCAGATCGACCATGCCCGAACCGTCTGGCGGGATATGACGGCCCGGGCAGATGTCACCCCGCGCTACTGGAAGCAGGACGGTGGTCGCTGGGTCGAGGGTCCCTGA
- a CDS encoding SDR family oxidoreductase — translation MTLNLFSMQDKICVITGGSRGLGKAMARSFLQAGAKRVYVTARKPEECGQTAEELSALNEHGECVALPGDMSNGEQIAAFATALAEREDHIDVLVNNAGTGWTASIEEFPEIGWDKVMDLNVKTPFFLTQQLLPLLKAGATPEKSASVINIGSIAGIMGSAASGISYGTSKAAIHQLTRNMASLLADDHIRVNAIAPGRFHSKMTSLVEQDKEQYEREIAMIPLHRWGHDEDIMGPALLLASNAGAFMTGEIITVDGGYLLV, via the coding sequence ATGACGCTCAATCTATTTTCGATGCAGGACAAAATCTGCGTGATCACTGGAGGCTCCAGGGGTCTTGGAAAAGCCATGGCGCGATCCTTTCTGCAGGCAGGCGCCAAACGGGTCTATGTCACGGCTCGAAAGCCTGAAGAATGCGGGCAGACCGCCGAGGAATTGTCCGCTCTGAATGAGCATGGCGAATGTGTTGCGCTGCCCGGTGATATGAGCAACGGAGAACAAATTGCAGCCTTCGCGACCGCGCTGGCAGAACGGGAAGACCATATTGATGTGCTGGTCAATAACGCCGGGACCGGCTGGACGGCATCGATAGAAGAATTCCCCGAAATCGGCTGGGACAAGGTCATGGACCTGAATGTGAAAACGCCGTTCTTCCTCACCCAGCAGCTTTTGCCCCTGTTGAAGGCAGGTGCAACCCCAGAAAAGAGCGCTTCCGTCATCAATATCGGATCGATAGCCGGAATCATGGGAAGCGCCGCAAGCGGGATCAGCTATGGTACGTCCAAGGCCGCCATTCATCAGCTCACCCGCAATATGGCCAGTCTCTTGGCTGATGATCATATCCGGGTGAACGCGATCGCACCGGGACGTTTCCATTCCAAAATGACCAGCCTGGTCGAGCAGGATAAAGAGCAATATGAGCGGGAAATCGCAATGATCCCGCTGCACCGCTGGGGGCATGATGAGGATATCATGGGACCGGCACTGTTGTTGGCCAGCAACGCCGGAGCGTTCATGACCGGAGAGATCATAACGGTCGATGGCGGCTATCTGCTGGTTTAG